The following proteins come from a genomic window of Denitromonas sp.:
- a CDS encoding HlyC/CorC family transporter — MSDIPLSVQIAALALLLVFSGLFSMAETTMMVANRYRLKSMASSGHRGATLALELLGQTEKLLGVILLFNNLVNAAAATLVSVITIALFGEERWALGLGTLAVTFMILVFSEITPKVIGARYADRLAVIYAFPLTFLLRASYFAVWFVNLFVATLLRAMRLAPPGGQGEDKVSTEELRSMVLEAGHVIPSKHRSILLNMFELEDITVEDVMTPRGAIEGIDLSDPIDEIRQQLATSYHTRLPVFDGEADNVIGILHLRRMLSHTLEERLDHDALRNMVTKSYFTPADTPVYSQLQFFQENKQRMGMVVDEYGELLGLVTVEDIIEEMIGKFTTSTPDGGERLAWRDNDSVLVDGGHNLRDLNRKLDLNLPVSGPKTVNGLIVEYLQDIPEAGLSIRIGDVPIEVVQTQDRMVKTARLFKPRE; from the coding sequence GTGTCCGACATTCCCTTATCGGTGCAGATCGCTGCACTTGCCTTGTTGCTGGTGTTTTCCGGCCTGTTCTCGATGGCGGAAACGACCATGATGGTCGCTAACCGATACCGTCTCAAATCGATGGCCTCAAGCGGCCATCGCGGGGCCACGCTGGCGCTGGAACTGCTCGGGCAGACCGAGAAGCTGCTCGGCGTCATCTTGCTGTTCAACAACCTCGTCAACGCCGCTGCCGCCACGCTGGTCAGCGTCATCACCATTGCGCTGTTCGGCGAAGAGCGCTGGGCATTGGGTCTTGGCACGCTGGCGGTCACGTTCATGATCCTGGTGTTCTCCGAGATCACGCCCAAGGTGATCGGCGCGCGCTATGCCGACCGCCTGGCGGTGATCTATGCCTTCCCGCTCACCTTCTTGTTGCGCGCGTCCTACTTCGCGGTGTGGTTCGTCAATCTGTTCGTAGCGACGCTGCTGCGCGCCATGCGACTGGCCCCGCCGGGCGGCCAGGGCGAAGACAAGGTGTCGACCGAAGAGCTGCGCAGCATGGTGCTCGAAGCCGGGCATGTCATCCCGTCAAAGCACCGCAGCATCCTGCTGAACATGTTCGAGCTCGAAGACATCACGGTCGAAGACGTGATGACGCCACGCGGCGCGATCGAGGGCATCGACCTGTCTGACCCCATCGACGAGATCCGCCAGCAACTGGCGACCAGCTACCATACACGGCTGCCGGTGTTCGACGGCGAGGCAGATAACGTCATCGGCATTCTGCACCTGCGCCGCATGCTGAGCCACACACTGGAAGAGCGGCTGGATCATGACGCCCTGCGGAACATGGTGACCAAGTCGTACTTCACCCCGGCCGACACACCGGTGTACTCGCAGCTCCAGTTCTTCCAGGAGAACAAGCAGCGGATGGGCATGGTGGTGGATGAATATGGCGAATTGCTCGGCCTGGTGACGGTGGAAGACATCATCGAAGAGATGATCGGCAAATTCACCACGAGCACACCCGATGGCGGCGAACGCCTTGCCTGGCGCGACAACGACAGCGTTCTGGTCGACGGCGGCCACAATCTGCGCGACCTCAATCGCAAATTGGACCTCAACCTTCCGGTCAGCGGGCCGAAAACAGTGAACGGGCTGATTGTCGAATACCTCCAGGACATCCCGGAGGCCGGGCTCTCGATCCGGATCGGCGATGTGCCCATTGAGGTGGTGCAAACGCAGGACCGCATGGTGAAAACCGCAAGGCTGTTCAAGCCGCGCGAGTAA